The following proteins come from a genomic window of Yinghuangia sp. ASG 101:
- the lepB gene encoding signal peptidase I: MFRAGRPLGSIAMDEAARATEPGTSPSPAPTDDGRGSTVESSTGPSRKKGTEPRPTHAAEPSADAEGEADKPDDDSSATGPESAEAAKSPADDDSSPSAEPRSGGLGGEGCGEAESAADESAADGAEAEGDADDAPPDETDETTESARTPDTASDAEADGADETRAEDEAAIATEAGNESGAEPEDGAGDAAATEPESTDATPEPDAKPDPEPAADAPETGGEADASDDDGPGSDAASGTKTILLRAPVLTKAAPKPDTGTDADADDKADGAPDDERASDAEPASDDKPDPDPEVASATKTIRLRAPVLTKTLPKTPGAPKPDTETDGETDDGADEAADTEAAGKPGPKAAVKTDEAVETAAEVEDDDRDDDEDEDDEDDGGKSRRRRFRRLPAWLELPLLVAFGLFVVVVLHSYVAQPFVIPSGSMENTLRIGDRVLVNKQAYTFGDRPKRGDLVVFDGTGVFTTGESGGKSANPVGKVFDGLVSVFGFGDSDKTDFVKRVIGVGGDRVMCCDAQGRMTVNGVPLEEAGYLYPGDVPSLIAFDVIVPDGELWVMGDHRSNSADSREHMGQPGGGFVPVDRVIGRVDWIIWPFGRMGGVDRPATFSQPGIGRQTHPAVESRG; the protein is encoded by the coding sequence GTGTTTCGCGCGGGTCGCCCATTAGGCTCCATCGCGATGGACGAAGCAGCGCGCGCGACCGAGCCGGGGACGTCCCCGAGCCCCGCGCCCACAGACGACGGCCGCGGCTCCACGGTGGAGAGTTCCACCGGCCCTTCGCGCAAGAAGGGCACGGAGCCGCGGCCGACGCACGCCGCGGAACCCTCGGCGGACGCCGAGGGCGAGGCGGACAAGCCCGACGACGACTCCTCCGCCACGGGACCGGAGTCGGCCGAGGCGGCGAAGAGCCCTGCCGACGACGACAGTTCGCCGTCGGCCGAACCCCGGTCGGGTGGGCTGGGCGGCGAGGGATGCGGCGAGGCGGAGTCGGCGGCGGACGAGTCCGCGGCGGACGGCGCCGAGGCGGAAGGCGACGCCGACGACGCGCCGCCCGACGAGACGGACGAGACAACCGAGAGCGCGCGTACGCCGGACACGGCGTCGGACGCCGAGGCCGACGGCGCGGACGAGACTCGGGCCGAGGACGAAGCCGCCATCGCGACCGAGGCGGGGAACGAGTCCGGGGCCGAGCCCGAGGACGGTGCCGGAGACGCCGCCGCGACCGAGCCGGAGAGCACGGACGCGACCCCGGAACCCGACGCGAAGCCGGACCCCGAACCGGCCGCCGACGCCCCCGAGACCGGCGGCGAAGCCGATGCCTCGGACGACGACGGGCCCGGCTCCGACGCCGCGTCCGGCACGAAGACGATCCTGCTGCGCGCACCGGTCCTGACCAAGGCCGCGCCGAAGCCGGACACCGGAACCGACGCCGACGCCGACGACAAGGCCGACGGCGCACCGGATGACGAGCGCGCCTCGGATGCCGAGCCCGCGTCCGACGACAAGCCCGATCCCGATCCCGAGGTCGCGTCCGCGACGAAGACGATCCGGCTGCGGGCACCGGTCCTGACCAAGACCCTGCCGAAGACCCCCGGCGCGCCGAAGCCGGACACCGAAACCGACGGTGAGACCGACGACGGAGCCGACGAAGCGGCCGACACCGAGGCCGCCGGCAAGCCCGGGCCCAAGGCGGCGGTCAAGACCGACGAGGCGGTCGAGACCGCCGCCGAGGTCGAGGACGACGACCGGGACGACGACGAAGACGAGGACGACGAGGACGACGGCGGCAAGTCCCGTCGTCGTCGCTTCAGACGGTTGCCCGCGTGGCTGGAGCTGCCGCTTCTTGTCGCTTTCGGGCTCTTCGTTGTCGTGGTGCTGCACTCGTATGTCGCGCAGCCGTTCGTCATTCCGAGCGGTTCCATGGAGAACACGCTGAGGATCGGCGACCGCGTCCTGGTCAACAAGCAGGCGTACACCTTCGGCGACCGGCCCAAGCGCGGCGACCTGGTGGTGTTCGACGGGACCGGTGTCTTCACGACGGGGGAGTCCGGCGGGAAAAGCGCGAACCCGGTCGGGAAAGTGTTCGACGGGCTGGTGTCGGTCTTCGGTTTCGGCGACTCCGACAAGACCGATTTCGTCAAACGCGTGATCGGTGTCGGCGGTGACCGGGTGATGTGCTGCGACGCCCAGGGGCGTATGACCGTCAACGGCGTCCCGCTCGAAGAGGCCGGCTACCTGTATCCGGGGGATGTGCCGTCCCTCATCGCGTTCGATGTGATCGTGCCCGACGGCGAGTTGTGGGTGATGGGCGACCACCGCAGCAATTCGGCCGACTCACGCGAGCACATGGGCCAGCCGGGCGGCGGTTTCGTCCCGGTGGACCGCGTCATCGGGCGCGTGGACTGGATCATCTGGCCGTTCGGCCGCATGGGCGGCGTCGACCGGCCGGCGACCTTCTCGCAGCCGGGCATCGGCCGCCAGACGCATCCGGCGGTCGAAAGCCGTGGGTAA
- a CDS encoding RNA-binding protein, translating into MLEEALEHLVKGIVENPDDVKVRARNLRRGRILEVRVHPDDLGKVIGRGGRTAKALRTVVTALGGRGVRVDLVDVDQVR; encoded by the coding sequence ATGCTCGAAGAGGCCCTTGAGCATTTGGTCAAGGGCATCGTCGAGAACCCGGACGACGTCAAGGTGCGCGCCCGCAACCTGCGGCGCGGTCGCATTCTCGAAGTGCGCGTCCACCCCGACGACCTGGGCAAGGTCATCGGTCGTGGCGGGCGCACGGCGAAGGCACTGCGCACCGTCGTGACGGCGCTGGGCGGGCGCGGTGTCCGCGTCGACCTCGTCGACGTCGACCAGGTGCGCTGA
- the lepB gene encoding signal peptidase I, translating into MPLWRELPLLVGIAIVLALVIKTFFVQAFYIPSGSMEQTIGVGDRVLVDKFTPWFGAKPERGEVVVFRDPGGWLDDKHKSDPPPVVKQLKQAMVFVGLLPSDDEQDLIKRVIGVGGDTVACCDASGRVTVNGVPLDEPYIHPGDAPSTLPFSVKVPKGRLWVMGDHRSDSADSRAHQDRPYQGTISEGDVVGRAFTVAWPVSRWRLLPVPGTFDGAGKFTNPGPAAAVLPTVPVVMGMAGAVPVVLFRRRVRSRPREGDYPARLPGTDTCRHDGA; encoded by the coding sequence GTGCCGCTGTGGCGCGAGTTGCCGCTGCTCGTCGGTATCGCGATCGTTCTGGCCCTGGTCATCAAGACGTTCTTCGTCCAGGCGTTCTATATTCCGTCGGGCTCCATGGAGCAGACGATCGGTGTCGGCGACCGCGTGCTGGTCGACAAGTTCACGCCGTGGTTCGGCGCCAAGCCGGAGCGCGGCGAGGTCGTCGTCTTCCGTGATCCGGGCGGCTGGCTCGACGACAAGCACAAGTCGGATCCGCCGCCCGTCGTCAAGCAGCTGAAACAGGCCATGGTGTTCGTGGGGCTCCTGCCGTCCGACGACGAGCAGGACCTGATCAAGCGCGTCATCGGCGTCGGCGGCGACACCGTGGCGTGCTGCGACGCGTCGGGTCGGGTGACGGTCAACGGTGTGCCGCTGGACGAGCCGTACATCCATCCGGGTGACGCACCGTCGACTCTTCCGTTCTCGGTGAAGGTGCCGAAGGGGCGTTTGTGGGTGATGGGCGACCATCGGAGCGATTCCGCCGACTCGCGCGCCCATCAGGACCGCCCCTACCAGGGCACGATTTCCGAGGGCGACGTGGTCGGACGCGCCTTCACGGTGGCGTGGCCGGTGAGCCGGTGGCGGTTGCTGCCGGTTCCGGGGACGTTCGACGGAGCCGGGAAATTTACCAATCCTGGCCCTGCGGCTGCGGTTCTCCCGACCGTTCCGGTCGTTATGGGGATGGCGGGCGCCGTTCCGGTGGTCCTTTTCCGTCGGCGTGTACGCTCGCGCCCGCGGGAGGGGGACTACCCGGCGCGCCTGCCCGGCACGGATACGTGCCGACATGACGGAGCATGA
- the trmD gene encoding tRNA (guanosine(37)-N1)-methyltransferase TrmD, with the protein MRIDVVTIFPEYLAPLDVSLVGKARANGLLDVRLHQLRDQAHDVHRTVDDTPYGGGPGMVMKPEPWAAALDALAPPDAETAPRLIVPTPSGRPFTQQLAVELADEPWLVFAPARYEGIDRRFVDEAAARMRVDEVSIGDYVLAGGEVAVLVIVEAVARLLPGVLGNAESARDDSFAPGAMANLLEGPVYTKPSVWRGREVPPVLLSGNHGAIARARRDEALRRTAQNRPDLLERLSREDTDKHDRATLAALGWTEHDDRFSSEGPPVAH; encoded by the coding sequence GTGAGAATCGACGTCGTCACGATCTTTCCCGAGTACCTGGCCCCGCTCGACGTTTCGCTGGTCGGAAAAGCGCGTGCCAACGGCCTGTTGGACGTCCGCCTGCACCAACTCCGGGACCAGGCGCACGATGTGCACCGCACGGTCGACGACACCCCGTACGGCGGCGGGCCCGGCATGGTCATGAAGCCCGAGCCCTGGGCCGCCGCACTCGACGCGCTCGCCCCGCCCGACGCGGAGACCGCCCCGCGGCTCATCGTCCCGACTCCCTCGGGGCGCCCGTTCACCCAGCAGCTCGCCGTCGAACTCGCGGACGAACCCTGGCTGGTCTTCGCCCCCGCGCGGTACGAGGGGATCGACCGGCGGTTCGTCGACGAGGCCGCCGCGCGGATGCGCGTCGACGAGGTCTCGATCGGCGACTATGTGCTCGCCGGCGGCGAGGTCGCGGTGCTCGTCATCGTCGAGGCGGTCGCGCGGCTGCTCCCCGGGGTGCTGGGCAACGCCGAGTCCGCGCGCGACGATTCGTTCGCCCCGGGCGCGATGGCGAACCTGCTGGAAGGGCCCGTCTACACCAAGCCGTCGGTGTGGCGCGGTCGCGAGGTGCCGCCCGTCCTGCTGTCCGGCAACCACGGCGCAATCGCCCGCGCGCGACGTGACGAAGCCCTGCGGCGGACCGCACAGAACCGTCCTGACCTGCTGGAACGCCTGTCCCGCGAGGATACGGACAAGCACGACCGGGCCACCCTCGCGGCACTCGGCTGGACCGAGCACGACGACCGGTTTTCGTCCGAAGGCCCGCCTGTGGCACACTGA
- the rplS gene encoding 50S ribosomal protein L19: MANILDGLDAASLRDDIPDFRAGDTLKVHVRVVEGNKSRVQVFQGFVLRRQGSGVRETFTVRKVSYNVGVERTFPVHTPVIEKIEVVTRGDVRRAKLYYMRDLRGKAAKIKEKRDASGRTTV, encoded by the coding sequence ATGGCCAACATCCTCGACGGCCTCGACGCCGCCTCCCTGCGCGACGACATCCCGGACTTCCGTGCCGGCGACACCTTGAAGGTGCACGTCCGCGTGGTCGAGGGCAACAAGTCCCGCGTCCAGGTCTTCCAGGGCTTCGTGCTGCGTCGCCAGGGCTCCGGTGTCCGTGAGACCTTCACGGTCCGCAAGGTCAGCTACAACGTCGGGGTCGAGCGCACGTTCCCGGTGCACACCCCCGTCATCGAGAAGATCGAGGTCGTGACGCGCGGCGACGTGCGCCGCGCGAAGCTCTACTACATGCGTGATCTGCGCGGCAAGGCCGCCAAGATCAAGGAGAAGCGCGACGCCTCCGGCCGTACCACGGTCTGA
- a CDS encoding DUF2469 domain-containing protein, which yields MSAEDLEKYETEMELQLYREYRDVVGLFKYVIETERRFYLTNQYELHVRSADGEVFFELAMADAWVWDMYRPARFVKNVRVLTFKDVNVEELTKSDLEMPSGNDGFGS from the coding sequence ATGAGTGCGGAGGATCTCGAAAAGTACGAGACCGAGATGGAGCTTCAGCTCTACCGCGAGTATCGCGATGTCGTCGGCCTCTTCAAGTACGTCATCGAGACGGAGCGGCGCTTCTATCTCACGAACCAGTACGAGCTGCACGTGCGCTCGGCTGACGGAGAGGTGTTCTTCGAGCTCGCCATGGCCGACGCGTGGGTCTGGGACATGTATCGCCCTGCCCGTTTTGTGAAAAATGTCAGAGTTTTGACCTTCAAGGATGTCAATGTCGAGGAACTGACGAAGAGCGACCTGGAGATGCCCTCCGGCAACGACGGATTCGGTTCCTAG
- a CDS encoding NUDIX hydrolase → MTSNAAAPPTGHTDPWPEPLPHPVPDYPTDLRVDLVRKAVRVVLRDTGDRILLFHNNVPTSNPSEWWDLPGGGLDPGETYVDAAVREIAEETGLTLDRATVGAPMWRRSSTWTRGEYRRVQHEFVVVARVDAAAPEIDREGWTEEEVREYDGARWWTLDEIVASPLHFYPGRLPELLPGFLAGEKVDEPFEWWN, encoded by the coding sequence ATGACCTCGAACGCCGCAGCTCCGCCGACGGGACACACCGACCCGTGGCCGGAGCCTTTGCCGCACCCGGTGCCCGACTATCCGACCGACTTGCGGGTGGACCTCGTACGCAAGGCCGTCCGGGTGGTTCTGCGGGACACCGGCGATCGCATCCTTCTGTTCCACAACAACGTGCCGACCAGCAATCCGTCCGAATGGTGGGATCTGCCGGGCGGCGGGCTCGACCCCGGCGAGACGTACGTCGACGCCGCGGTGCGCGAGATCGCCGAGGAGACCGGGCTGACCCTGGACAGGGCGACGGTCGGGGCGCCGATGTGGCGGCGCAGCTCGACGTGGACGCGCGGGGAGTACCGGCGTGTCCAGCACGAATTCGTCGTCGTCGCGCGTGTTGACGCCGCGGCCCCGGAGATCGACCGGGAGGGCTGGACGGAGGAAGAGGTCCGCGAATACGACGGTGCGCGGTGGTGGACCCTGGACGAGATCGTCGCCAGTCCGCTGCACTTCTACCCGGGACGGCTGCCGGAGCTGCTGCCGGGATTCCTGGCGGGTGAGAAGGTGGACGAGCCTTTCGAGTGGTGGAACTGA
- the rimM gene encoding ribosome maturation factor RimM (Essential for efficient processing of 16S rRNA), which yields MQLVVARIGRAHGIRGQVSVEVRTDEPESRLGPGAVLMTDPPSAGPLTIASGKVHSGRLLLTFEGVADRNAAEALRNVLLIAEVDPDELPDDPEEFYDHQLIGLDAVLADGTPLGEVAEVAHLPSQDLLIVRRPGGGEVMVPFVTEIVPEVDLTEQRLVVTPPPGLIDDEGAEGTDQGDAAP from the coding sequence GTGCAGTTGGTGGTGGCCCGGATCGGTCGGGCGCACGGCATCCGAGGTCAGGTCAGCGTCGAAGTGCGCACCGACGAACCGGAGTCGCGGCTCGGCCCCGGCGCGGTCCTGATGACCGACCCGCCGTCCGCGGGGCCGCTGACGATCGCCTCGGGCAAGGTGCACAGCGGCCGGCTGCTGCTCACGTTCGAGGGTGTCGCGGACCGCAACGCGGCCGAGGCGCTGCGCAACGTGCTGCTCATCGCCGAGGTCGATCCGGACGAACTCCCCGACGACCCCGAGGAGTTCTACGACCATCAGCTCATCGGCCTGGACGCGGTACTCGCCGACGGCACGCCGCTCGGCGAGGTCGCCGAGGTCGCGCACCTGCCGTCCCAGGACCTCCTCATCGTGCGCCGCCCGGGCGGCGGCGAGGTGATGGTGCCGTTCGTCACGGAGATCGTCCCGGAGGTCGACCTGACCGAGCAGCGGCTCGTCGTGACGCCGCCGCCCGGGCTGATCGACGACGAGGGAGCGGAGGGCACGGACCAGGGGGACGCGGCGCCGTGA
- a CDS encoding YifB family Mg chelatase-like AAA ATPase, whose translation MAFARTRSVTLLGVDGVVVEVQADIEPGLAVFNLVGLPDKSISESRDRVRAALVNSAEEWPPRRITVGLSPATVPKSGSGFDLAVACAIMAANGKLDPAPLAELIMLGEVGLDGRVRPVRGILPSVMAAAAAGCRKVVVPESVAVEASLVPGMDVLGVRSLRHLFAVLRGAPVPPEAPPVPGDGPDPETVGPMLVTGPAATGVPPPDLAEVAGQTRARRALEICAAGGHHLYLLGPPGAGKTMLAERLPGLLPALDPMAALEVSAVHSVAGTLPPDRPLVTEPPFCAPHHSATMPSLVGGGNGLPRPGAVSLAHHGVLFLDEAPEFSTRALDALRQPLESGTVTVARSAGTLRFPARFLLVIAANPCPCGRFAGRGVDCTCSPAMRAKYLARLSGPLLDRIDVRVTVDPVSRAELLGAAEPGEPTAIVAARVGEARDRAARRYAGTPWAVNADVPGRELRTRWSTDPDALASAARDLERGLLTARGLDRVLRVAWTIADLRGHDRPNRADVDTALEFRTGIRRGGSDLPLPDPPDRLTADMAQATLARLATIDVDRELRTRDDHADEADGRAYR comes from the coding sequence ATGGCCTTCGCCCGCACCCGCTCGGTCACCCTGCTCGGCGTCGACGGCGTCGTCGTCGAGGTCCAGGCCGACATCGAGCCCGGCCTCGCGGTCTTCAACCTGGTCGGGCTGCCCGACAAGAGCATCAGCGAGTCACGCGACCGCGTCCGTGCCGCCCTGGTCAACAGTGCCGAGGAGTGGCCGCCGCGGCGCATCACGGTCGGCCTGTCGCCCGCGACCGTGCCCAAGAGCGGCAGCGGCTTCGACCTCGCGGTGGCCTGCGCGATCATGGCCGCCAACGGCAAGCTCGACCCCGCCCCCCTCGCCGAGCTGATCATGCTCGGTGAAGTGGGCCTGGACGGCCGCGTCCGTCCGGTGCGCGGCATCCTGCCCTCGGTCATGGCCGCCGCGGCGGCCGGCTGCCGCAAGGTGGTGGTGCCCGAGTCCGTGGCCGTCGAGGCCAGTCTGGTGCCCGGCATGGACGTCCTCGGCGTACGTTCGCTGCGGCACCTGTTCGCCGTGCTGCGCGGAGCCCCGGTGCCCCCTGAGGCGCCGCCCGTGCCCGGCGACGGCCCCGACCCCGAAACGGTGGGGCCCATGCTGGTCACCGGTCCCGCGGCGACCGGGGTGCCACCGCCCGACCTCGCCGAGGTCGCCGGTCAGACCCGCGCCCGACGGGCCCTGGAGATCTGCGCCGCGGGCGGCCACCACCTCTACCTGCTGGGGCCGCCCGGAGCCGGCAAGACCATGCTCGCCGAGCGGCTGCCGGGGCTCCTGCCCGCGCTCGACCCGATGGCCGCGCTGGAGGTCAGCGCCGTCCACTCGGTGGCCGGCACCCTGCCCCCCGACCGCCCCCTCGTCACCGAGCCGCCCTTCTGCGCGCCCCACCACTCCGCGACCATGCCCAGCCTCGTCGGCGGCGGCAACGGACTGCCACGCCCCGGAGCCGTGTCTCTAGCGCATCACGGAGTGCTTTTCTTGGATGAAGCACCCGAATTCAGTACGCGGGCCCTCGACGCCCTGCGCCAACCCCTGGAGAGCGGCACCGTCACGGTCGCCCGCAGCGCGGGAACACTGCGGTTCCCCGCACGCTTCCTGCTGGTCATCGCCGCCAACCCGTGCCCGTGCGGCCGTTTCGCGGGCCGCGGCGTGGACTGCACGTGCTCGCCCGCGATGCGGGCGAAATACCTCGCCCGGCTCTCCGGGCCGCTGCTGGACCGCATCGACGTGCGCGTCACCGTCGACCCGGTCTCCCGAGCGGAACTGCTCGGCGCCGCCGAACCCGGCGAGCCCACGGCGATCGTGGCGGCCCGCGTGGGCGAAGCGCGCGACCGCGCGGCCCGCCGCTACGCCGGGACCCCGTGGGCGGTCAACGCCGACGTCCCCGGGCGCGAGCTGCGCACCCGATGGTCCACCGATCCGGACGCCCTGGCGTCGGCCGCCCGCGACCTGGAGCGCGGGCTGCTCACCGCACGCGGACTCGACCGCGTGCTCCGCGTCGCCTGGACGATCGCCGACCTGCGCGGCCACGACCGCCCGAACAGGGCCGATGTCGACACCGCCCTCGAATTCCGCACCGGCATCCGCCGCGGCGGCTCCGACCTGCCGCTCCCGGACCCTCCGGACCGCCTCACGGCCGACATGGCCCAAGCCACCCTCGCGAGGCTCGCCACGATCGACGTCGACCGAGAACTCCGCACGCGCGACGACCACGCCGACGAGGCCGACGGAAGGGCGTACCGGTGA
- the lepB gene encoding signal peptidase I, with protein sequence MGEVVVGARSAGGDDETGRRRPEEPHEPPRPGTANGEGAPPGPPEAAPGQAGRSVPHPGVTPEQGAPGPGSGATAVPPPGSQASQAPGDAVPPSDAPPPPPPEPGAPPGRAEASGGSGSTDSAAPSEPGATDAAKVPGAAEEAKGGRFGRRRKQPAKKGSFWKELPLLLGIALVLALLIKTFLVQAFSIPSESMENTIKVGDRVLVDKLTPWFGSEPERGEVVVFKDPGGWLEGEPEQSHNGFVRGVQKVLSFVGLMPSTNEKDLIKRVIGVGGDTVECCDAQGRVMVNGVPLNETYLKPGELPSETPFKVTVPKGRLWVMGDNRGNSRDSRSHLAMGDPHQGTVDQDQVIGRAFTVIWPLGRIHWLGVPGTFDQKGIGSAAAPMALGIAGAVPLVLWRRRWMEPKVPVLKTGAPPE encoded by the coding sequence GTGGGGGAAGTCGTGGTCGGAGCACGGTCCGCAGGTGGAGACGACGAGACGGGCCGCCGGCGGCCCGAGGAGCCGCACGAGCCCCCGAGGCCCGGAACGGCGAACGGCGAGGGCGCCCCTCCGGGGCCGCCCGAGGCCGCCCCGGGCCAGGCGGGCCGGTCGGTGCCGCACCCGGGTGTGACGCCCGAGCAGGGTGCCCCGGGCCCCGGCTCCGGGGCGACCGCCGTGCCGCCCCCGGGTTCGCAGGCCTCCCAGGCCCCCGGAGACGCCGTTCCGCCGAGTGACGCGCCGCCGCCCCCGCCCCCCGAACCGGGCGCGCCGCCGGGTCGTGCCGAAGCGTCCGGCGGCTCGGGCTCGACGGACAGCGCCGCGCCCTCCGAGCCGGGGGCGACCGATGCGGCGAAGGTGCCCGGGGCGGCGGAGGAGGCGAAGGGCGGCCGGTTCGGGAGGCGGCGGAAGCAGCCGGCGAAGAAGGGCTCCTTCTGGAAGGAGCTGCCGCTGCTGCTGGGTATCGCGCTGGTCCTCGCGCTGCTCATCAAGACCTTCCTGGTGCAGGCCTTCTCGATTCCGTCGGAGTCGATGGAGAACACCATCAAGGTCGGCGACCGCGTGCTGGTCGACAAACTGACGCCGTGGTTCGGGTCGGAGCCCGAGCGCGGCGAGGTGGTCGTCTTCAAGGACCCGGGCGGGTGGCTCGAGGGCGAGCCGGAGCAGTCCCACAACGGGTTCGTGCGGGGCGTCCAGAAGGTGCTGTCGTTTGTCGGCCTGATGCCGTCGACGAATGAGAAAGACCTGATCAAGCGGGTGATCGGGGTCGGCGGCGACACCGTGGAGTGTTGTGACGCGCAGGGCCGGGTGATGGTCAACGGCGTGCCGCTGAACGAGACGTATCTCAAACCGGGCGAGCTGCCCTCGGAGACGCCGTTCAAGGTGACGGTGCCCAAGGGGCGCCTGTGGGTGATGGGTGACAACCGGGGCAACTCGCGTGACTCCCGGTCGCACCTGGCGATGGGCGACCCGCACCAGGGCACCGTCGACCAGGACCAGGTCATCGGGCGTGCGTTCACGGTGATCTGGCCGCTGGGGCGCATCCACTGGCTCGGGGTGCCCGGCACGTTCGACCAGAAGGGCATCGGGTCGGCGGCGGCTCCGATGGCCCTGGGAATCGCCGGGGCCGTGCCGCTGGTGTTGTGGCGGCGGCGCTGGATGGAGCCCAAGGTTCCGGTGCTGAAGACGGGCGCACCGCCTGAGTGA
- the rpsP gene encoding 30S ribosomal protein S16, whose translation MAVKIKLKRLGKIRSPHYRIIVADARTKRDGRAIEEIGIYHPMENPSRIEVDSERAQYWLSVGAQPTEPVAHILKLTGDWQKHKGLPAPEPLKVAEPKADKKTLFEAAAKEAGDEPKDGATTPKQKKEKKADAPAADAPAADAAESAPSEG comes from the coding sequence GTGGCAGTCAAGATCAAGCTGAAGCGCCTGGGCAAGATCCGCAGCCCGCACTACCGCATCATCGTCGCCGATGCCCGCACCAAGCGTGACGGCCGCGCGATCGAGGAGATCGGGATCTACCACCCGATGGAGAACCCCTCGCGCATCGAGGTCGACTCGGAGCGGGCGCAGTACTGGCTGTCCGTCGGCGCCCAGCCGACCGAGCCCGTCGCGCACATCCTCAAGCTCACCGGCGACTGGCAGAAGCACAAGGGCCTGCCCGCTCCGGAGCCGCTGAAGGTCGCCGAGCCGAAGGCCGACAAGAAGACGCTCTTCGAGGCCGCCGCGAAGGAAGCCGGCGACGAGCCGAAGGACGGCGCCACCACGCCCAAGCAGAAGAAGGAGAAGAAGGCCGACGCTCCCGCGGCCGACGCTCCCGCCGCCGACGCCGCCGAGTCGGCGCCCAGCGAGGGCTGA
- a CDS encoding YraN family protein, which produces MAENHAGTASRTADDETGAPRPSRSPRNTAVAGYGERVAERRLTEAGLVVVDRNWRCAAGELDLVALDRGVLVVCEVKTRRAAGFEHPCAAVGPDKAERLRRLAERWIAAHPHIVRPGGDVRIDLVAVVPSRRGAAHVEHVKGAC; this is translated from the coding sequence ATGGCCGAGAACCACGCGGGAACGGCTTCCCGCACCGCCGATGACGAGACGGGCGCCCCGCGCCCGAGCAGGTCCCCGCGCAACACCGCCGTGGCCGGGTACGGCGAGCGGGTGGCCGAACGCCGCCTGACCGAGGCCGGCCTCGTCGTCGTCGACCGCAATTGGCGCTGTGCCGCCGGAGAGCTGGACCTCGTCGCCCTCGATCGGGGCGTCCTCGTCGTCTGCGAGGTCAAGACCCGCAGAGCTGCGGGTTTCGAGCACCCGTGCGCCGCGGTCGGCCCCGACAAGGCCGAGCGGCTGCGGCGGCTCGCCGAGCGCTGGATCGCCGCGCACCCCCACATCGTCCGCCCGGGTGGCGATGTCCGCATCGACCTGGTGGCCGTGGTGCCGTCACGGCGCGGTGCGGCGCACGTCGAGCACGTGAAGGGGGCGTGCTGA